The Microcebus murinus isolate Inina chromosome 4, M.murinus_Inina_mat1.0, whole genome shotgun sequence genome has a segment encoding these proteins:
- the LOC105866209 gene encoding mitochondrial import receptor subunit TOM20 homolog has translation MVGRNSAIAAGVCGALFIGYCIYFDRKRRSDPNFKNRLRERRKKQKLAKERAGLSKLPDLKDAEAVQKVFLEEIQLGEELLAQGEYEKGVDHLTNAIAVCGQPQQLLQVLQQTLPPPVFQMLLTKLPTISQRIVSAQSLAEDDVE, from the coding sequence atggTGGGCCGGAACAGCGCCATCGCCGCCGGTGTCTGCGGGGCCCTTTTCATCGGGTATTGCATTTACTTCGACCGCAAGAGACGGAGCGACCCCAACTTCAAGAACAGGCTTCGAGAacgaagaaagaaacagaagcttGCCAAGGAGAGAGCTGGACTTTCCAAGTTACCAGATCTTAAAGATGCTGAGGCTGTTCAGAAAGTCTTCCTTGAAGAAATACAGCTTGGTGAAGAGTTACTAGCTCAAGGTGAATATGAGAAGGGTGTGGACCATCTTACGAATGCAATTGCTGTGTGTGGACAGCCACAGCAGTTGCTACAGGTGTTACAGCAAACTCTTCCACCACCAGTGTTCCAGATGCTTCTGACTAAGCTCCCGACAATTAGTCAGAGAATTGTAAGTGCTCAGAGCTTGGCTGAAGATGATGTGGAATGA